The segment ACTATCAAAAATACGGATTAGGAGCTACTGAGGTTTATATTCTACAGAATAAACCTAGTTAAAAATAGGTTCCCCAGATCGCGTATCACTAGTAATGCTTGTATCATCTAAAGTGCCAAAGTCGAAATTGTCTTGTGTTAGATTTGGTAATTGAATGTTTTCAACGAGAATACTAATAGTATACACTTGGTTTATAGGATGTGCTATAAATGCCGTTGCAGGAACTGTAATACTGATATTGTCATTTAAATAATCAGCACCTATATCAGGCTCTGTTACATCATTAAGCGGATTGTTATCTGCGTTAATACTTTCTTCATCTCTCGTGGCAACACCATCATTGTCGTCATCAGTGTCTAGATAGTCAGGAGTGCCATCATTATCAGTGTCTTGAGCATCAATAAGTCCGAAATCTTCCGTATAATTGGGGTTTTCAGCGGTGGTTAAGACGTTGTCTCCATCATCATCTACATCTAAATAGTTTGGAATACCATCGTTATCTGTATCAATGGCATCTGGGTAAGTCCCATCTTCAGCCTGTTCACCTCGACCTTCAAATTCAGCAGGAATACCATCATTGTCATCTTCAACTAAAACCGTAGTAATGGTTGCTGTACCTGAGGTGCTTTCGGCGTCGCTTAAAATATCGATACTTGCCGAAGGTATATCATTACAGAATACTAATAGCGGATCAGGAGCTGCAGAATAGGTTCGGTAGTTGAAGGCGTTGTTAGTGCTTGAGAACTCAAATGCTTCTACATATATATTATTATCCTCTACTTCTAAAAATTCATCTATTGTGCGCCCTATCAATTGTATCGATAAGGTTTCTGGAGGTGTATCTTTTGTTTTATAAAATACGAGATCACCACAGGTTTCAAAAGTATCATCAAATTCAAGCGTTACTTCAAATATATCACCATCATCACAGGAGCTAAATGATAATCCAAATAAAAAGATATAAAGTAGTTGTCGCATCACTATAGATTTTGAAACAAAAATAAAAGATTTGGGTATTTAACCCGTGGCTTTAACAAATTATTTTGTTGTTCGCTTTTTACAGTTTTGAAAACCCTAAGAATGTTGCATCTTTGTAGGACGATATTAAAAACTATGAATACTGTTTATTTTGATAATGCTGCAACGACACAAATTCGTGATGAAGTCATTAATTGCATGAGCGATGTAATGAAAATTAATTACGGAAATGCTTCATCAACACATAGTTATGGTCGTCAATCTAAAGCATTAATAGAGTCATCTAGAAAGCGTATTGCCAGCCATTTTAATGTGTCTGCCGCAGAAATTGTTTTTACGTCTGGAGGTACTGAAGCTGATAATTTAGTATTGAGAAGTGCAGTTAGAGATTTGGGTGTTACCGAAATTATTACCTCTAAAATTGAGCACCATGCCATATTGCATACGGTAGATGAATTAAAAAAAGAATTTAATATTTCAATCCAATATGTGAATGTTGATACGTACGGTGATATTGATCTCACTCATCTTGCAGAAGTATTGCAGTCCACTCATAAGCAATTAGTCACCTTAATGCATGTCAACAATGAAATAGGGAATAAACTGGATATTATTAAGGTAGCTCACTTATGTAAAGCTAATAACGCATTATTCCATAGTGATACCGTACAATCTGTAGGTCATTATCGTTTAGATCTCGAGACTATTCCTATTGATTATTTGGCTGCCAGTGCCCATAAGTTTCACGGACCAAAAGGCGTTGGGTTTGCATTTCTTCGGAAAAATAGTGGACTTCGAGCGTCGATTTTTGGTGGAGAGCAGGAGCGTGGGTTGCGAGCTGGAACAGAATCTATTCATAATATCGTAGGAATGGATGAGGCATTGCAAATGGCTTATGATAACTTGCAAAAGGAAAGTGCATACATATTAGATATCAAATCCTATTTTATCAATCAGATCAAAGCAACGTTTCCTCAGGTACGTTTTAACGGACAATCGGGAAATCTCGAAAACAGTACCTATACACTAGTGAACGTGTGTTTACCAATAGCTTCGGAGAAAGCAGGATTATTACAGTTTCAATTAGATCTAAAAGGCATTGCATGTTCTAAAGGAAGCGCATGTCAAAGTGGAAGTGCGCAAAGTTCTCACGTACTTACTGAAATATTAGATGAAGACCATTTGCAACGTCCTTCAGTGCGGTTTTCGTTTAGTCGATACAACACAAAGGCCGACGTAGATTATGTAATCGAAGTCTTAAAGGAGTTTATTGAATAATTGATATTCAATTAAAATCGCGTACTCAGTCTCACATTAAATACACGAGGAGTCAAAAAGTTAGGAATGGCAAATTGTCGTTTGCTGTAGACATCTCTTACCCACGTATTGGTAATTGTGTTTTGGGCATTAAACATATTGAAGATTTCAACACCAATAGTTAATTCTTTGAATTTTCGTTTCCAACTTGAATTATAG is part of the Formosa sp. Hel1_31_208 genome and harbors:
- a CDS encoding cysteine desulfurase family protein gives rise to the protein MNTVYFDNAATTQIRDEVINCMSDVMKINYGNASSTHSYGRQSKALIESSRKRIASHFNVSAAEIVFTSGGTEADNLVLRSAVRDLGVTEIITSKIEHHAILHTVDELKKEFNISIQYVNVDTYGDIDLTHLAEVLQSTHKQLVTLMHVNNEIGNKLDIIKVAHLCKANNALFHSDTVQSVGHYRLDLETIPIDYLAASAHKFHGPKGVGFAFLRKNSGLRASIFGGEQERGLRAGTESIHNIVGMDEALQMAYDNLQKESAYILDIKSYFINQIKATFPQVRFNGQSGNLENSTYTLVNVCLPIASEKAGLLQFQLDLKGIACSKGSACQSGSAQSSHVLTEILDEDHLQRPSVRFSFSRYNTKADVDYVIEVLKEFIE